A single genomic interval of Rosistilla ulvae harbors:
- a CDS encoding polyphosphate kinase 2 family protein: protein MDLYDEYRVKPDSKVELKDIDPREDKPFKDREEAERSTVENVEAIRQLQYRMFVEGKQSLLIVLQAPDAAGKDGLIRRVLGKMNPQGCRVHSFKKPTELELAHDFLWRVHPCVPARGQVSIFNRSHYEDVLIVRVHDLVPKSVWKERYDLINSFESLLASAGTRILKFYLHISPEEQLERFKERLDLPEKHWKLNAADYHERDRWDDYREAYQTAFEKCSPKHAPWFVIPADRKWYRNAVVSQIVRKTLEEMDPQLPPVTEDLAEIRRLYGMAEGEE from the coding sequence ATGGATTTGTACGATGAATATCGGGTCAAACCCGATTCCAAGGTGGAACTCAAGGATATCGATCCGCGCGAGGACAAGCCGTTTAAGGATCGCGAGGAGGCGGAGCGATCGACGGTGGAGAATGTCGAAGCGATTCGCCAGCTGCAGTACCGGATGTTTGTCGAAGGGAAGCAATCGCTGCTGATCGTGTTGCAAGCGCCCGACGCGGCGGGCAAAGACGGCTTGATTCGTCGGGTGTTGGGGAAGATGAACCCGCAAGGCTGCCGCGTCCATTCGTTTAAGAAGCCGACCGAACTGGAGCTGGCTCACGATTTTCTGTGGCGGGTCCATCCCTGCGTTCCCGCCCGCGGGCAGGTCTCGATCTTCAATCGTTCGCATTATGAAGATGTGCTGATCGTCCGCGTCCACGACTTGGTTCCCAAGAGCGTTTGGAAGGAACGCTACGACCTTATCAATTCGTTTGAGTCGCTGCTGGCCTCGGCGGGGACTCGGATTTTGAAGTTCTATCTGCACATCAGTCCGGAAGAACAGTTGGAGCGGTTCAAGGAGCGGTTGGATCTTCCCGAGAAGCACTGGAAATTGAACGCCGCCGATTACCACGAACGGGATCGCTGGGACGATTATCGCGAGGCTTACCAAACCGCGTTCGAGAAATGTAGCCCCAAGCATGCGCCGTGGTTTGTGATTCCGGCGGATCGAAAGTGGTATCGCAATGCTGTCGTTTCGCAGATCGTTCGCAAAACGCTCGAAGAGATGGATCCGCAATTGCCGCCGGTGACCGAGGATTTGGCGGAGATACGCCGGCTGTACGGGATGGCCGAAGGGGAGGAATAA